In Amycolatopsis coloradensis, one genomic interval encodes:
- a CDS encoding mechanosensitive ion channel family protein, translating into MGEQLKDGLGQAWNLVATFVPKLIGFLIILLIGWLIAKAVSKALGLVLSKIGFGKLIEKTGLTGTLKQANVDAGGILVKLVYYFILLIALQLAFGVFGESNPVSALLNDIIAFLPRILVALVLVIVAAAVAKVVRDLVTGALSTRPAGRLLGTIAYWMIMAFGIIAALGQVNIATAITGPVLITVLATIGGVIVVGFGGGLIKPAQDRWQGWLATLQGQLEAGDGKQEVRSEPPTSPVGIGRVDS; encoded by the coding sequence GTGGGCGAGCAGCTGAAAGACGGTCTGGGACAAGCATGGAACCTTGTCGCCACCTTCGTGCCGAAATTGATCGGTTTCCTGATCATCCTGTTGATCGGCTGGCTGATCGCGAAAGCCGTGTCGAAGGCATTGGGACTGGTTCTGTCGAAGATCGGTTTCGGCAAGCTCATCGAGAAGACCGGACTCACCGGAACGCTCAAACAGGCGAATGTCGACGCGGGCGGGATCCTGGTCAAACTCGTGTACTACTTCATTCTCCTGATCGCGCTGCAGCTCGCGTTCGGCGTATTCGGTGAGAGCAATCCGGTCAGCGCGCTGCTCAACGACATCATCGCCTTCCTGCCGCGGATCCTGGTGGCACTGGTGCTGGTGATCGTCGCGGCCGCCGTCGCGAAGGTCGTCCGCGACCTGGTGACCGGAGCGCTGTCCACCCGGCCCGCGGGACGGCTGCTCGGGACGATCGCCTACTGGATGATCATGGCGTTCGGCATCATCGCCGCACTCGGCCAGGTGAACATCGCGACCGCGATCACCGGGCCGGTCCTGATCACCGTCCTCGCCACCATCGGCGGCGTGATCGTCGTCGGCTTCGGCGGCGGGCTGATCAAGCCGGCGCAGGACCGCTGGCAGGGCTGGCTGGCCACCCTGCAGGGCCAGCTGGAGGCCGGGGACGGCAAGCAGGAGGTCCGTTCGGAGCCGCCGACTTCGCCCGTGGGCATCGGTCGCGTAGATTCCTGA
- a CDS encoding nicotinamide mononucleotide transporter family protein, producing the protein MDFLLHNGVTVLGQWISFAELAGQIFALAVVFLAQRRTLWTWPVQVGATVLLFSVYLSAHLGGLATRQIAILAISIYGWWAWSRRSDPVYGVVVRKGRLGERLAMIGAFAIGTTAMALVLDALNASWAPWPDAAIFVGTLVAFAAQGAGLVEFWLVWLVVDAIGVPLQLSSGLYFSAAVYIVFAGLVVHGWWSWNRTAKQVRTAPSGVTTASA; encoded by the coding sequence GTGGACTTCCTGCTGCACAACGGTGTCACGGTGCTCGGACAATGGATCTCGTTCGCCGAGCTGGCGGGCCAGATCTTCGCGCTGGCCGTGGTCTTCCTGGCGCAACGTCGCACGTTGTGGACGTGGCCGGTCCAGGTCGGCGCCACCGTGCTGTTGTTCTCGGTCTACCTCTCCGCGCATCTCGGCGGGCTCGCGACCAGGCAGATCGCGATCCTCGCCATCTCGATCTACGGCTGGTGGGCCTGGTCCCGCCGCAGCGACCCGGTCTACGGCGTGGTCGTCCGCAAGGGCAGGCTCGGCGAGCGCCTGGCGATGATCGGCGCGTTCGCGATCGGCACCACCGCGATGGCGCTGGTCCTCGACGCGCTGAACGCCTCGTGGGCGCCATGGCCGGACGCCGCGATCTTCGTCGGCACGCTGGTCGCCTTCGCCGCGCAGGGCGCGGGTCTCGTCGAGTTCTGGCTGGTGTGGCTGGTCGTCGACGCGATCGGCGTGCCGCTTCAGCTCTCTTCGGGCCTGTACTTCTCCGCGGCGGTCTACATCGTGTTCGCCGGGCTGGTCGTGCACGGCTGGTGGAGCTGGAACCGCACCGCGAAGCAGGTCCGCACCGCGCCGTCCGGAGTCACCACGGCCTCTGCCTGA
- a CDS encoding alpha-hydroxy acid oxidase: protein MTKRRLPKPSELKQILRPKPIVLNPTDRRLAGAHTIADLRMLARKRTPRAAFDYTDGAAELEDSLRRARQAFRSIEFHPNVLRGVSDVDTGKEILGKRSELPFAFAPTGFTRMMNHEGESAVARVAQRNGIPMGLSTMATTSIEDLAAAAPEARKWFQLYVWRDHKAGEDLMNRAWAAGFDTLMLTVDTPVAGARLRDVRNGLTIPPALTLKTFVDGAMHPAWWFNLLTTEPLTFASLSQFDGTVAELLNQLFDPTLNFDDLDWVRQTWPGKLVVKGIQNVDDARDVVKHGADAVLLSNHGGRQLDRAPTPIELLPAVLDEIQGDAEVWVDTGILSGGDIVAAIARGADAVLIGRAFLYGLMAGGERGVQRCVDILRAEMVRTMQLLGVRTLADLKPSHATMR, encoded by the coding sequence GTGCTCAACCCGACCGACCGGCGGCTGGCGGGCGCGCACACGATCGCCGACCTGCGGATGCTCGCCCGCAAGCGCACGCCGCGGGCGGCGTTCGACTACACCGACGGCGCCGCGGAGCTGGAAGACAGCCTCCGCCGCGCCCGGCAGGCCTTCCGCAGCATCGAATTCCACCCGAACGTCCTGCGCGGAGTGTCCGATGTGGACACCGGCAAGGAGATCCTCGGCAAGCGTTCGGAGCTGCCGTTCGCGTTCGCGCCGACCGGGTTCACCCGCATGATGAACCACGAGGGCGAGTCCGCGGTGGCCCGTGTCGCACAGCGCAACGGCATCCCGATGGGCCTGTCGACGATGGCGACGACGTCGATCGAAGATCTCGCGGCGGCTGCCCCCGAGGCCCGCAAGTGGTTCCAGCTCTACGTCTGGCGCGACCACAAGGCGGGCGAAGATCTGATGAATCGCGCCTGGGCCGCCGGGTTCGACACGCTCATGCTGACGGTGGACACCCCGGTCGCGGGCGCGCGGCTGCGCGACGTTCGCAACGGGCTGACCATCCCGCCCGCGCTCACCCTCAAGACCTTCGTCGACGGCGCGATGCATCCGGCGTGGTGGTTCAACCTGCTGACCACCGAGCCGCTGACCTTCGCGTCGCTGAGTCAGTTCGACGGCACGGTCGCCGAACTGCTCAACCAGCTCTTCGACCCGACCCTGAACTTCGACGACCTCGACTGGGTCCGCCAGACCTGGCCGGGCAAGCTCGTGGTCAAGGGCATCCAGAACGTCGACGACGCGCGGGACGTGGTCAAACACGGCGCCGACGCGGTGCTGCTGTCCAACCATGGCGGCCGTCAGCTCGACCGCGCGCCGACACCGATCGAACTGCTCCCGGCGGTTCTCGACGAGATCCAGGGCGATGCGGAGGTGTGGGTCGACACCGGCATCCTCTCCGGTGGCGACATCGTGGCCGCGATCGCGCGCGGCGCGGACGCGGTGCTCATCGGGCGCGCGTTCCTCTACGGCCTGATGGCCGGGGGCGAGCGCGGCGTTCAGCGGTGCGTGGACATCCTGCGCGCCGAGATGGTCCGGACGATGCAGCTGCTGGGCGTCCGCACGCTCGCCGACCTCAAGCCGTCGCACGCCACCATGCGCTGA